The Diadema setosum chromosome 1, eeDiaSeto1, whole genome shotgun sequence genome has a window encoding:
- the LOC140246072 gene encoding uncharacterized protein, with the protein MTAPAALGAPPNESCSMSRFSELATAVSTLQSTVMSLLDTQAPPAPQEQPPSDDDINMEIEELVQQDSGVLGEFSDMVEHQSEPVGAAVSDKLANIVNKLIRLKLKEPTLKSKQESYPRPANCEAVATCRVNPEVWHVLKTETRVTDSKLQKVQTLFLTATTPLARAADELLSQNTTLSSRAANLILDGIALIGAANVELNAKRRDFIRPELSLAFHPLCSEDIAQKPSTFLFRDDLPQKCKELRDTEKLGLSVRNTSLPKRSFRQAYRGAYPRRHPGHPGRYDPYPQRRIDGPSSSSFRPRQHPNFSGRRAPTYRGRPSRDNPRSDK; encoded by the coding sequence ATGACGGCACCAGCGGCGTTGGGCGCACCCCCCAACGAGTCCTGCTCCATGTCTCGCTTCTCGGAACTCGCTACTGCCGTTTCCACACTGCAGTCCACGGTCATGTCTTTGCTGGACACCCAAGCCCCTCCAGCACCGCAAGAGCAACCACCCAGTGACGACGATATCAACATGGAAATTGAAGAGCTGGTTCAGCAGGACAGCGGGGTTCTCGGCGAGTTCTCTGATATGGTGGAACACCAGAGCGAACCCGTGGGAGCAGCAGTGAGCGACAAGCTCGCTAACATTGTGAACAAGCTCATTCGGCTGAAACTGAAAGAACCCACTCTGAAATCTAAGCAGGAGTCATATCCAAGGCCTGCCAACTGCGAGGCCGTTGCCACTTGCAGGGTTAACCCAGAAGTATGGCACGTACTAAAAACCGAAACACGAGTGACAGATTCGAAGCTACAAAAGGTGCAGACCCTTTTTTTGACGGCAACGACGCCCCTTGCGAGAGCAGCGGACGAGCTGCTATCGCAAAATACAACCCTTTCCTCCCGGGCGGCCAATCTCATTCTCGACGGTATCGCCCTAATCGGAGCAGCAAACGTCGAGCTGAATGCGAAACGCAGGGATTTCATCCGACCCGAACTCAGCCTGGCGTTCCACCCGCTGTGTTCCGAAGACATAGCGCAGAAACCATCCACGTTTCTGTTCAGGGACGACCTCCCACAAAAGTGTAAAGAACTTCGTGACACCGAGAAGCTGGGACTGAGTGTTCGCAACACCAGCCTCCCTAAGAGGAGCTTCAGGCAGGCGTATAGGGGCGCCTACCCGAGGAGACACCCCGGGCACCCCGGACGATACGATCCGTACCCGCAACGGAGGATCGACGGTCCCTCCTCTTCGAGTTTTCGACCCAGGCAGCACCCAAACTTCAGCGGCCGACGGGCGCCGACATATCGCGGCCGTCCATCCAGAGACAACCCGAGGTCGGACAAGTAA